The proteins below come from a single Planctomycetota bacterium genomic window:
- the larE gene encoding ATP-dependent sacrificial sulfur transferase LarE has protein sequence MTAETTSAPWEIQREQLLEVLRGYGRVVVALSAGVDSAVVAKAAHVALGERALAVTGHSASLAEGELAAAEQLAALIGIAHRAIATDEFADPTYRQNAPDRCYHCKTELYDQLAPVAAQFGAAVIVNGANADDVGDYRPGMLAATEHRVASPLLECGIDKATVRQLAHHWGLPVWDKPASPCLASRIAYGEEVTPERTAMIDAAERWLREQGLRELRVRYHRGDLARVEVPESFIARLAEPELRAALVASLRELGFKYVTLDLAGFRSGSLNDVLPVVTISLPKG, from the coding sequence ATGACCGCCGAGACGACTAGCGCCCCGTGGGAAATCCAGCGCGAGCAACTGCTCGAAGTGCTGCGAGGCTACGGGCGCGTGGTCGTGGCCCTGTCGGCCGGAGTCGACAGCGCCGTGGTCGCCAAGGCGGCCCACGTGGCGCTTGGCGAGCGGGCCTTGGCCGTGACGGGGCACAGCGCCAGCTTGGCCGAAGGGGAACTGGCGGCGGCGGAGCAGTTGGCCGCGTTGATCGGCATTGCCCATCGCGCGATCGCCACCGACGAGTTCGCCGATCCGACCTATCGGCAGAACGCGCCTGACCGGTGCTACCACTGCAAGACCGAGCTTTACGATCAGCTTGCGCCGGTGGCTGCCCAGTTCGGCGCCGCGGTGATCGTCAACGGCGCCAACGCCGACGACGTGGGGGACTATCGCCCCGGCATGCTCGCCGCCACGGAACATCGCGTGGCGAGTCCGCTCTTGGAATGCGGCATCGACAAAGCCACGGTTCGCCAGTTGGCCCACCACTGGGGGCTGCCCGTGTGGGACAAGCCGGCCAGCCCTTGTCTGGCCAGTCGCATCGCCTATGGCGAGGAAGTGACTCCCGAGCGGACGGCCATGATCGACGCGGCCGAGCGCTGGCTGCGCGAACAGGGCCTGCGCGAACTGCGTGTGCGTTACCATCGTGGCGACCTGGCCCGTGTCGAGGTGCCCGAGTCGTTCATCGCGCGCTTGGCCGAGCCGGAACTGCGCGCGGCACTGGTGGCGAGTTTGCGCGAGCTGGGGTTCAAGTACGTGACGCTCGATCTGGCCGGCTTTCGCAGCGGCAGCCTGAACGACGTGCTGCCGGTAGTGACGATCTCGTTGCCGAAAGGGTGA